The sequence CCAGCATTTGCACTTGAGCATGCTGGATTCATGCCCCATGCAAAAAAGCCTGTAAATTTTCCTTTGTACATTTCATCAAAAAGATTTAACCATGAAGCATCCTGTGTTTTGTCAAGTTTTGGAAGCCATGAATAGCAAAAATCATTTTCCTTTTTTGCATGTTCGCCATAGAAAGATTTCAAAAGACTTGCTAAATATTTAGGTCTATTTTTCCACCAGTTAACACTTCTCGGATCTTTTGTTGAAGGAGTGGTTTTATTATAATCTTCCAGTGTCTGCCATTGTTCTCTTGGCGTCGGCAAATATCCTGGAATAATGTGATAAAGCAATGCCTGGTCCGTGGAACCCTGAACATTGGATTCGCCTCTTAATGCATTTATACCGCCGCCTGCTATACCCATATTTCCAAGAAGACACTGAATAATAGACATTGCGCGGATATTTTGAACACCAACAGTATGTTGCGTCCACCCCATTGCATAAAGCTCTGTCCCTGCTTTGTCAGGTTTTCCTGTGGAACTATAAACTTTATAGACTTTTTCAAGGTCTTCCTGAGGAGTCCCTGTTATCGCTGTTACCTTCTCAAGAGTATATCTTGAATAATGTTTTTTCAAAAGCTGGAATACACAACGTTCATGCTGTAAAGTCATATCTCTTTTTGGAATTCCATTTTCATCTTTTTCTAATGCCCAGGTGGATTGATCATATGAACGTTTATTTGGGTCATATCCGGAAAAAAGTCCGTCATCAAAATTGTATTTAGGATTTACGATAAAAGATGCATTTGTATAGTTTTTTACATAAAACTCATCATAGAGATTATTATCCAATATGTACTTAATCATACCGCCCAAAAAGGCAATGTCAGTTCCTGAACGTAAACGAACAAATATATCAGCTTTTGTTGATGTACGAGTATAGCGGGGGTCAACATGAATGAAGATAGCACCTTTTTCACGTGCTGCCTGTATCCATTTAAATGAAACAGGATGGTTTTCTGCGACATTGCCACCCATGTTGAGAATGACGTCTGCATTGCGGAAGTCGATATAATGATTTGTCATTGCACCGCGTCCAAACGACTCTGCCAGAGCCGCAACAGTGGCGCTATGTCATATACGTGCCTGATGTTCAATATAAACAAGGCCAAGTGATCTGAGGAATTTTTGGTAAAGCCAGCATTCTTCATTGTCCATTGCTGCACTGCCAACAGATGCAATGCCATCTGTTCGGTTGACGACTTTGCCGTCTTTGTTCTTTTCTACAAAGCTATTATCGCGACTTTTCTTAATGTTTGCTGCAATCTTATCAAGTGCCCAGTCCCAGCTAACCTCTTTCCATTTGTCACTGTAAGGTGCTCTATAGCGTACTTTTTTCAAACGATTCTCATTTACAGCAATCTGATAACTCGAAGCTCCCTTTGCGCAAAGCGCACCCTCGCTGATAGGATGATCAGGATCACCTTCAGCATTAATTACCTTTCCTTTCTTGTCTGTTGATACCAAGATTCCGCAACCTACTGAACAATAACAGCAGATAGTCGGAGTTTCCTTGGCATCTTTGATCCGGAGTGATGTTCGAAGTTCTGCAGCATAGACTTCCGTGGGCGTGAGATCAAATCCGAGTTGACTTAGTGTAAGTCCAGCAGCAGCGACTCCAGAATACTTCAAGAAATCTCTCCTTGTAAGGACACTCATGAAAACCTCCTTTCTTAAGGGTTAATAAAATGTTTAAAAGAGACCTTAACTAATATATTGAAGAATATTTGAAATGAAAAAAATTTTTCCCCCCGCACTTCAGAAATACATATAAACTTAATCATATTTTATAGATAAAATATAACACAAAAAATATAGTTGTCAAGAAAATAAATGGTATTAAATATAATTATTTTATATAGATTTTTAATATTTAAATATAATCAGAAATTATGATATTATTTTTTATCATGTCTGAACTCCGATTGAATCTCATTACTCGTGAGTGGGTCATCATCTCAACAGAGAGAACCAGAAAACCAAAGGATTTCATACAGAAAAGAGATAAAAAAATATTTCCTGAATTTGTTGATACATGTCCTTTCTGTCCTGGGAATGAACATAAGACCCCTCCTGAAATCATGAGAATTCAACACAATAATAAATGGCTCATAAGGGTTATACCTAATAAATTTGCAGTACTTTCCCATGAAGGCGAGAAATTTAGAACGAATGAAGGACTCAAGCATCTTGTAAATGGTGTGGGAAGACATGAGGTTATTATAGAAACACCCGTGCATAATACGATGATAGCCCTTATGTCTGTCGGAGATATATCAAATGTTCTCAGAGTTTATAAGGAGAGATTCATTGAATTAAGCAACAATCCTTCAGTCGAACATGTAATTATATTCAAAAATCAGGGGATAGCCTCAGGAACTTCTATGGTGCATCCACACTCTCAGATTATAGGCACCCCTGTCACACCACTTCAGGTGAGGGATAGAATATCTGAGGTCAGGAGACATTTTGATCTTACAGGTGAATGCCTTATGTGTGTTTCACTTAAGGATGAGCTGAATGATGGAAGAAGAATAATACTTAATTCAAACCATTTTGTTACATTTATTCCATATGCAGCTTTATCGCCATTTCATATATGGATATTTCCTAAAAGACATCAATCTGCGTTTGGACATTTGCATGAAGAGGAAATAGCAGATTTAGCATGTAACCTTAAAACGATATTATCTAAGTTGTATTTTGGTTTAAATAATCCGGATTATAATTTAGTTATACGTTCAGAAATCATTAAAAATTCTGGAAATGAGTATTTTCATTGGTACATAAGTATAGTCCCACGTCTTGTACAGGCATCAGGTTTTGAACTTGGCTCCGGGATTTACTATAATGCAGCCGTTCCTGAAGAAGTCGCTGAATTTATGAGGAATGTGAAAACGTAAATAGGTATGGCAAATTTAAGGTATATTAAGTGCGTCGAGTATTTTGAAAAGAGTTATTATAGCTGGTGAATTTTCTGGAACCTCAAATACCGCTTTTCCTTTAAGATCATAATTAAAAATTGTTTCATCATTTGGTATTAGACCTTCAATCTCCAATCCTAAACCATGTGCAAAATTTTTTAATTCCAATCCATCTTTTTCAGATACTTTATTAATTATTATTATGCGTTTTTCAATATCAAGCTGAAGTTCATCAATCAAAGAATTAATTCTCTTTGCTGTCTGGATACCCCTCAGAGAGGGATCGCTTACTATAAAAAGCAAATTGACTTTATGGGTTGTTCTCCTGCTTAGATGTTCCATCCCTGCTTCATTGTCAATAATGATATATGGATATGTTTCCGCAAGCTTATCTGTATATTTTCTTATTATATTATTTGCTGCACAATAGCATCCGGGGCCTTCAGGTCTTCCCATTACTATCAGATCAAAACCTTTTGATTCTGTAATAGACTGCTGTATCTGATAATCAAATATCTCTTCTAAAGACATACCCCCAGGCCTTTCAGAACCGCTTCTAATAACCTGAAGAGATTCTTCACGTAATTTTCCTATAGTTGTTAACACTTCTACACCTAGAGCTTCATTTAAACAGCTATTTGGATCTGCATCAACAGCAAGTACAGGCATTTTCTTCTTTTCAATAATATATCGGATTGTGAGGGCAGCAAGACTTGTTTTTCCTGTCCCGCCCTTACCAGCCATAGCTATTATAAAAGACATGAATTATTATATAACAAGATTAGTTGAATTTTTTTAGATAATAAAAGAAAATAATATCTAATATGATACATTTTATAAAAGTTCATACCAGACAATTCTTTATTATTTGGGCAGCTATTTTTTTAATCACATCAAATCCATCTTTAAACCTGGGAGAAAATAAAAAGGAAGTTCCCATATATGTAGGTTCAGAAGCCTGTATGGAATGCCATAATAATGAATATCAGAGCTTTAAAACCTATGCAAAGAAGGCGACATCTTATAGGAGCATAGAGAGATTGAAAGATAAGTTGACTGAAGAGGAACTTAAAGGTTGTTATTTTTGCCATACTACCGGATATGGCAAGCCAGGTGGATTTATAAGTGTTGAAAAGACACCACATCTTAAAAATGCAGGCTGTGAGGTGTGTCATGGACCTGGAGAATTACAAATAAAAACAAAAAACCCTGATTATATAAAAAGACAGTTGACTATAAAAGATTGTGAAGTATGTCACACAGAGGAGAGAGTTAAAGCTTTTAGATACAAACCATTGATTCATGGAGGGGCGCATTAGAAATTTAATTTCAATAAATAATATTTTGTTAAAAAGAGTTCGGAAATAAAATGTTTGGTTATATAAAAAAATCTCTGGGTAATAAGATAACATTTGCAATAGTCGTCATAATAATTTCTCTAATATTGGTCGAAATATATATGCGAATATATTTTGGAACAAAAGACAGAGTAGAGCTAATGACAATGCTCGCTAAAGAAACAGCGGTATCTACATATGCTGGAATTAAACATCCTATGAGAGTTGGCGATAAAGAAGGTGTTAAAAGAACTTTATTAGACATAAAAGAGCGTACTGACGAAATTGATGTTTTTATATGTGATTTTAATCAGAAAATAAGTTATTCTACCGATGAAGATATTGTTACAAAAAGGGTAGAAGAAGCGATTAAAAATAGGATTATACTTACAAATTTAAAAGAAATATTAGAAAGCGGTATCGAAAGTATGAGATCATTTGAGGATAAAGAAATTTCAGGAGAAAAATATCTTGTTACAATATTCCCTATTTTGAATCAAAAGGAATGCTATCATTGTCATGGTTCTTCAAGAAGTGTTATAGGAGGTATGATTGTAAGAGTTGGTGTTGAAAAGGTCTATGCTACTGTTGCTGCTCAGAGAAATAGGACAATTTTAATTACTTTATTCGGTTTAACTATTGCAATAATCTTAATTTATCTGATGTTAAATAAACTTGTAAGAAGACCCGTTGAGAATTTAGCGAAAAAGGCTAAAAAATTTGCAGATGGTGATATGAATGTATCAGTTCAGGTAAATACAGAAGATGAGATTGGAGTTCTGGGTAAAACATTTAACTATATGGTTGAGAGTGTTTCATCTACTAACAGAAAACTGGAAGAAGAGATTAAGAGAAAGACGGACTTATTAAATGAAAGAACACGATTATTGACCCTTCTTGAAGCTGCCAATAAAGAATTGAGAGAGCTTGATAAGTTGAAATCTACTTTTTTGGCCAACATGTCTCATGAATTAAGAACACCTATGAATGCAATAATTGGTTATACAGATTTACTCCTTGATGGAGTCGATGGCCCTATCAATGAAGAACAGGAAAAGAGCCTTAAAAAGGTTGTAGCAAATGCAAGGCATCTTTTGCAGTTAATCAATGATGTTCTCGATATCTCAAAGATAGAGTCAGGTAAGATGAAGTTGTCTCCAAAGGAGATAGATATAAAATGGCTGATTGAGTCTGTTCTACCCACGTTTGAACCACTTATAGAACAAAAGAATCTATCTCTTACCATAAATATACCGAAAGACATGCCTCTTATTTATGGAGATGAAGATAAGATAAAACAGATACTGATAAATCTCATTTCAAATGCTATTAAATTTACACATAAAGGTGGAATTAATATAAATGCAAAAATCTCGGAACGAGGAGTTAAACAGGGGGAGTCACCAATATTTGCTGAGATATGTATAGAAGATACTGGAATAGGGATTAAAGAAGAAGATTTAGGCAAGATTTTTGACAAATTTGTTCAAGTAGATCTTACCACTGTTCGTCAATATGAAGGCACGGGTCTTGGTCTGAGTATTGCGAGAGGCTTGGTATCATTACATAAAGGTATGATCTGGGCGACAAGCAAGTTAGGCGAGGGGAGTAAATTCTGTTTCACAATTCCTATAAAAAAGGAAGTTCTTGAAAAACCTACTGAACCTATAATAGAGGAAAAGATGGCAGAAGGTCTTGCAGAGTATTTTGGATTACCGGTTGAGAAGTTTTTAAAAGAGCCTGAATATGCTGGGAAAAAGTTAAAATGCTGGGAATATGTGAGATGTGGACAGCCAAGTTGTCCAGCATATGGAAGTAAAGAAGGCAGATGTTGGATGATTTTTGGAACACATTGTGCTGGCATGAAGATAGCTTCCTATCCTGAAAAGGTAGATTTTTGCAAAGGGTGTGAGCTTATAAAAAATATTGTTGTTTGCCCGGAATCAGAATATGCTTTTGCAGAAATTGAAGTTCCTGAAAGATATCCTGAAAAAAAGACGATTTTAGCTGTAGATGATAATCCTGAAGCAATAGATATTATAAGAAAATATCTGAGAAATGACTATAATGTGGTTGGAGTTCTTAGTGGAGAAGATGCACTTAAGAAGGCGAAGGAGATTAAGCCTCTTGCGATAACATTAGATATAATGATGCCAAAGAAAGATGGCTGGCAAGTTTTACGAGAGCTAAAAAGTCATCCGGAGACTCAAGATATTCCAGTAATCGTGCTTACTATTGTGGATGACAGAAAGCTAGGGTTCAGTCTTGGTGCTACTGAATATATAGTTAAGCCAATAGAAAAACAGATTTTTTTGAGAAAAATAAAAAATCTCGAGAAAACTGGAAATATAAAACGTGTGCTAATAGTTGATAATGATACGGAAACAGTTAGATTGATCGGAAGCCTTTTAAAAGAGGCAAATTATCAGGTTTCGAATACATATAATAGTAATGATGCTATTAACTCAATAAAAAATTTCATCCCAGATCTTATAGTACTGAACCCAACATCTCCTGATGTAGGATTTGATGTTATTGAATATTTAAAGAAAGAAGAAAATCTTAAGAATATACCTGTGATTATAATTACGAATAAAGATCTTACAGAAGAACAGATAGATGAACTTAATGGTAGAATACAGGGAATCCTGAACAAAGGCATGCTTACAAAAGAAGACCTTTTAATTGAACTCAGAGATACCATAAGCAGGGTTGAAAGGTTACGATAAAATGGACGAGAATCTGCCGAGAATAGCCCGTAAGATATTGATTGTAGAAGACAATCTCGACAGTCGTGAATTAGTTGTAAAAATACTTAAAAACAAGGGATATCAAACTATTGAAGCTGAAGATGGGGAGGAAGCATTGGAGAAAGCAGTAACAGAAAAACCCCATTTAATACTTATGGATATCTCTATACCAAAAATAGATGGATATGAAGTTACTAAAAGATTGAAGGAAATGGAGGAGTTTAAAAACATACCCATCGTTGCACTCACTGCTCATGCAATGAAAGGAGACAGGGAAAAATTTATATCAACAGGATTCGAAGGATATATTTCAAAGCCAATTAATATACATGAATTTCCTGAACAGATAAGGGCATATCTTAGAGGAAAATGGGAGAGTATATTAGGTGGCGAAGAAGAATAAGATATTAATTGTTGATGATGCTATTGATACTGTTGAGTTATTAAAAAAAAGGTTCATTTCCGAAGGATATGAAACTGCTGAGGCATATAATGGAGAAGAAGGTTTACAGAAAGTAGCAGAATACAATCCTGATTTAATTGTTCTGGATGTTATGATGCCGAAAATCGATGGCTATGAAGTCTGCCGAAAACTTAAATCTAATGAGAAAACAAAATATATTCCAATACTAATGCTAACCGCTAAAGGAGAGGTTGAAAGCAAAGTTAAAGGGCTCGATATTGGTGCAGATGACTATTTAGCCAAGCCTTTTGACTATAAGGAACTTTCTGCGAGAATTAGGTCACTGCTTTCTATTAAAGCATCTCACGAGAAATTGGTAGTAGAAGAAAAGAAAGGTGCACTTGAACAGATGATGGATCAGGTTGCTCACGAGATTAGAAACCCGCTTACTTCCATAGGAGGTTTTGCACGAAAGGTTTATGGAAAGCTTCCGGAAGGTGATCCAAATAAGAAATATATGGAAATGATAATAGAAGATGTAGGGGTGCTGGAAAATATGATTAAACAGTTAATAGAATTAAAATCTTTATCTATTTCCATGAAACAGGAATCAAATATCAAAGATATTCTTCAGGAATCGTTAAAAGTTTTTGAGCAGGATTTTCAGCATAAAGCCATAACAGTAAAAACAGATATGAGTGATGAAATTTTACCTATTATAGCTGATAGAAAGCTCTTAAAAAGGGCTTTTTGCAATATAATAAAAAATTCCATTGAAGCAATGGAAAAAGAACCCAGGAAGTTAGAAATTGTCAGCAGATTGAATGAAGGAAAAGTGGAAGTGCTTATTTCAGATACAGGTAAAGGTATCCCGAAAGATAAAATCAAGAATATCTTTGACCCTTTAGTTACCTCTAAAATTTACGGACCAGGTCTTGGACTTACTTTTGCTCTTAAAATTATCCAGGAACACAAAGGCACTGTATCAGTCGAGAGTGAAGAAAATAAAGGAACGACTATTTCAATAACTTTTCCGGCGAGTAATCAGTATAACATTTAGACTTTTATTTGTCTTAATGTTCTTAATCTTGCAATTTCTTCCTGATATCCATAAATATGAGCTCCTGCGCTATATGCATAGATGGGGCCATTCTTCAGATTTGTCTCAGAAGCTATAAACTGCTTAAGAAGTTCTATCCCGCCTAAATTGGTAGGAAAGCCTGCCCACAGGTCCCATGACCTGAAATATGCACTAACCGTTAGCACTAAGTGATTGTTTAAAGGTAAAACTTTAAAATCAAGAAGTCTTAAACAAGGAGGATCAAGTTTGCCATCTTTCCCATAACAAACATCAAGGTCTTCAGGTGTTGCAATTTCGATAACAGCCTGATTTGTAAGAGGTGTTTCTTTCAATATTTGTATTATACGTTCAAGCTGTGTTCCGCCATCAGGCATTTTATGTTGTATCCTGCTTGCATATGTATATGTTTCATTCTCTGCCAATTCTGGATTCATCAGGTAATTGACGAAATAATCATCAATGTACTGCCGTGTTGTTGGAGCTGGTATCCCCGAATTTGGTGGCATAATCGGTATCATGTCATCTGAAGGATGTTCAATAAATACAGCGATACCAGGATACTGAAGTCTATACTGCTCATTTTCAAAAGAACCTTTCTGAATTTTTTGAGAATATGCTTTATCAAAGAGATTATATATAATTTGAAACCATGCATCAGCGATTGTTTTAGCTATTAAACAAAATGGATACACTGTTGTCTCCTTATCTTTAAATGGTGTCTGTGTATAAATTCGTGTTTTGTTATTGTCTGTCTATTAGGCTATATCACAATTAGCTTTTTATTATTTCTACCTATCCTATATTTAATATTTTAGACAAATTCATTCATAAATTTATAGGTACTTTACAGATTTTTAGAGTTTAAATGAATTTTTAGGTTTACAAAATCGATATAAATCTGTAACATTATACACTGAAGTTATATAGGGTGTTCAATGGTGCTGTAAGAGAAAATTTTTATATTCTTGTAGAACCTTGATTTTTAGGGTATTGTGAGATATTTAAGATGCTCAAATCTATAATAGGGAGGTGAGAAGCAAGTTTATTAATTTTAAATATTTTATTTAAATATAAAGGAGGTGAAAAGCATGAAAGTAGCCGACATAATGACAAAAGAGGTTCGCACAATCGAACCTGACAAATCATTAAAAGAATGTATTTTAGCTATGAACAAGTATCGTGCAAACGGGCTTGTTGTTATGAAGAATGAGAAAGTAGTAGGAGTTATTACAAAGGCTGATATTTTTAAAGCTGTACTTCCACGCTACCCTGATATTATTGATGAAGAGAGATATATGACAGATCTCGAGTATATTGAAGAGCGTGCACATATGCTATATGAAATGAAAGTAAGCGATATAATGGGGGCACCTCCCATTACAGTTAGCAGTGATACTCCCATAGTAAAAGCCGGCTCAACCATGTTACTCCGCAGAATAAAACAGGTTCCGGTAGTAGACAAAAATAAGCTGGTCGGCATAATTACACTTACTGATATCATTAATTCTCTACTCAAAAAGATAAAATAGATTGAAATGAAGTAAATATTTAAACTAAGAGGACAGGCATATATGAGTTTTAAGAACCTGTCCTCTTAGTTTAACTAATCTTTTCTTTCGAAAAGTATTCCTCCAAGTAGAACAAACAATATTGAAGTAATAAATATTACCAACATGCTGACAATTATCGAAAAATCAGGGCTCATTATGCCAATCTTATGAGGAAAAATAGCATGTTTTAAGGCATCAATACCGTAGGTTAAAGGATTCAATTTTGCAACAACCTTTAAAATATGAGGCAAGAGTTTTACAGGATACATAGCACCTGAAAGAAAGAACATTGGCATGATAATGAAGTTCATAATTACACTGAAACTTTCGTAACTGTCATAGAATGTTGCAATGACTATTCCGAAAGTTGAGATGCAGAAAGACAATGAAGCACAAATAAAGATAACTGTTATAATTTGCAAAAACCCAAGTTTGAGCCCAATAAAAGGAAACATTGCAAGTATGATGATTGCCTGAATAGTTGAAACAATGGTACTACTAAGAGCCTTACCAACAACAATAGATAATCTCGAAACCGGGGCAACGAGAATTTCTTTCATGAATCCGAATTCTTTATCCCATATTATTGAAATGGAGGAGAAGATTGAGCTGAATAGAATTGTCATTCCTATAATACCGGGGAATATAAACTGAGAATAAGGAATACCAGTATCTCCTGGCACAAGCCGTGATATTCCTGCACCAACAATAAAAAGCCATAATAAAGGTCTTGCTATCGCAGAAAAAAGACGACTTTTTTCCCTTACAAACTTTTTCAATTCTCTTGCAACTAAAACGTAAATTGCATTAACTTCCATTTATCTCTTAATGTCTTCGCCTGTATGCACGAATTGACTCCTTTATAGAATCTTCGTCAGATGTTTCTTCTTCTCTTATGGTTTTTCCTGTTAATTTAAGAAAAACATCATTTAAAGTTGGCCTCTGAATCCTTACTGAAAGAACCTTGTCACTCAATGCCCTGATCATTTCAGGGATGCATGTATCTCCTATCGGGCATGTCATAAACAATTCATCTTGTTTTTCTGATACATGGAGTCCGAATAAATTTTTTATTTCCTGCTTTGCATTCATATTATCACTTGTTTTGATATAGACAATATCCCCACCAAGCATCTGTTTTAATTCTTCTGGGCTTCCAATTGAAATTATACTTCCATGGTCAATGATTGCAATCCTGTCACATACCTCTGCCTCTTCCATGTAGTGAGTGGTCATGAATATGGTTACTTGATACTTTTTGGGAAGCTCTGCAATAAATTCCCAGAGATTTGTTCTGCTCTGAGGGTCGAGGCCGAGTGTTGGTTCATCAAGGAACAGAACCCTCGGCTTATGAATAAGTCCACGTGCTACCTCAAGTTTGCGTTTCATCCCGCCTGAGAATTTTTTAACCATGTCATCTTTGCGATCATACAATTCAACAAATTTCAGTGCTTCATTTACCCTATCTTTAATCTCTATCTTTGGTATGTCATATAAATATGAATGAAAGATCAAATTTTCATATGCTGTTAAGTCCTTGTCAAGGGTTGTATCCTGAAATACTATACCGATTGCTTTTCTAACTTTTGATGGCTCTTTCATACAGTCATGACCTGCAATAAGTGCTCTTCCGGATGTTGGACTGAGCAATGTACATAGAATATTTATTGTAGTTGTTTTTCCTGCACCGTTTGGACCAAGAAATCCAAAAATAGAACCTTCTTTAACTTCAAAGGATATATTATTAACAGCTGTAATATCCCCGAATTTTTTTACTAAGTTTTCTACCTGGATGATGTTCATTTTAAATAGTTTATCATGTATTTTCTTTATCTTTAAGAAAATTTATGAAAGATTCTCATTTTCATAAAAATTTAGAATAGTTAATGTGAAATATTAAATTAATTCAGAGTTATGAAAATACATATCTTATTAAAATATATATAGAAAACCCGAAAAAGAATTCGAAAATGTTTTTGGATTAGTAAAGTGAATAT is a genomic window of Nitrospirota bacterium containing:
- a CDS encoding ATP-binding cassette domain-containing protein, which translates into the protein MNIIQVENLVKKFGDITAVNNISFEVKEGSIFGFLGPNGAGKTTTINILCTLLSPTSGRALIAGHDCMKEPSKVRKAIGIVFQDTTLDKDLTAYENLIFHSYLYDIPKIEIKDRVNEALKFVELYDRKDDMVKKFSGGMKRKLEVARGLIHKPRVLFLDEPTLGLDPQSRTNLWEFIAELPKKYQVTIFMTTHYMEEAEVCDRIAIIDHGSIISIGSPEELKQMLGGDIVYIKTSDNMNAKQEIKNLFGLHVSEKQDELFMTCPIGDTCIPEMIRALSDKVLSVRIQRPTLNDVFLKLTGKTIREEETSDEDSIKESIRAYRRRH